One Prodigiosinella aquatilis DNA window includes the following coding sequences:
- a CDS encoding EAL domain-containing response regulator, whose protein sequence is MLSNYKVLVLDEQPHNIIHIHRMLHATGLFDVHIASDASGALSLLENHHFHLAIIDMSMPGMDGLQFISEISKRQMNTMLMLVSSHSRSLMNSVSLVAKEYGLAVIGTFQKPFSDEALRLLLQQIRSTVGEIPTKNRGDISTQRIFDQHMVENGLKMGEIKAWFQPKIDLGNGKIVGAEALTRWDHPEYGFMMAGSFLDAIRRYTLQKTLLFRMLNDALDAHLLWQHSGYTVQVSVNLPVPLLNDPQLSEELFQQVAAREVEPKNVCFELLEDEAISQPVNYYMGTSRLRLKGFGLAQDDFGRDYSSMHSLISTPLTELKIDKSFVKGVADDEIRKTALITSVLLGKQLGLTVTAEGVETTRDLQFLRGIGCDCAQGFLISAAISAEDFGLLLISESSDLYSLSSFA, encoded by the coding sequence ATGCTGTCGAATTACAAAGTACTGGTTCTGGATGAGCAACCGCATAACATAATACACATCCATAGGATGTTACATGCAACTGGCCTCTTTGATGTCCACATTGCCAGCGATGCATCCGGGGCCCTGTCCCTGCTGGAAAATCACCATTTCCATCTGGCAATCATTGATATGAGTATGCCTGGAATGGATGGCCTTCAGTTTATTAGCGAAATCAGTAAACGGCAAATGAATACAATGCTGATGTTGGTCAGCTCGCATTCACGAAGCTTGATGAACAGCGTCAGTCTGGTAGCCAAAGAGTATGGCCTGGCCGTTATTGGTACCTTCCAGAAACCTTTCAGTGATGAAGCACTGCGACTCCTCCTGCAGCAGATCAGGTCCACGGTAGGTGAAATCCCGACAAAAAACCGTGGTGATATAAGTACTCAACGCATATTCGATCAGCATATGGTTGAGAATGGCCTTAAGATGGGGGAGATAAAGGCCTGGTTCCAGCCAAAAATTGATTTAGGCAATGGCAAAATTGTTGGTGCTGAAGCCCTGACCCGCTGGGATCATCCGGAGTATGGCTTCATGATGGCAGGCTCGTTTCTCGACGCGATACGCCGCTATACGCTCCAGAAAACGCTTTTATTCAGAATGTTGAATGATGCGCTTGATGCACATTTGCTGTGGCAACACAGTGGATACACTGTGCAGGTATCTGTCAATCTTCCCGTTCCGTTGCTTAACGATCCACAACTTTCCGAGGAGTTGTTTCAGCAGGTTGCCGCCCGTGAGGTTGAGCCAAAGAATGTATGCTTTGAACTGCTGGAAGATGAGGCAATTTCTCAGCCTGTAAATTATTATATGGGGACCAGCAGGTTGCGTTTAAAAGGGTTCGGCCTGGCACAGGATGATTTCGGACGTGACTACAGCTCGATGCATAGCCTGATCTCCACCCCACTTACTGAACTGAAGATCGATAAGTCGTTTGTGAAGGGGGTTGCTGATGATGAGATCCGAAAAACAGCGTTGATCACGTCGGTACTACTGGGCAAACAACTGGGCCTGACCGTCACCGCAGAAGGCGTTGAAACCACACGCGATTTGCAGTTTCTTCGCGGTATCGGGTGTGACTGTGCTCAGGGATTTTTGATCTCTGCGGCCATTAGCGCGGAGGATTTTGGGCTACTGCTGATCTCTGAAAGCAGTGATTTGTATTCGTTATCTTCGTTCGCTTAA
- a CDS encoding ATP-binding protein, whose protein sequence is MSKIKYDTLLYSSHQAPRLPKTLLYLFAMALLFCIAVASIFYLYYTVNNTVSDYRRQMNSAAYSAQYFFNKRESMLQSMATAVVLLPKGFQAEKVQDSITFPEVTVHPLSGSGSPKNHGVMLTYKDQVEFARSKTQLIYTSAKTGKTTTVLSSQSDMLRITPESEREIVSFLSDQKWLTGNNGALPIAWFNPTGDEDDRLYLYTPVDVTDPTSGWLGLTFSGITSSIDFSPLQGGKYDLIDPQGLLALHGNHIPGQNVYWVGRSIADTFGVAGGRWFPEYLILRKSVGHGGWSLAYSVPVSQLIKTNLPVFQAVGLMASMLMIFVMLSIGYLSRRVLQPALSQYSALIDSEALNRKLIATAPVGLALVRYRDAELLFFNELTQVWIESDQSWFTRISENNEPSITHEIILQDGRTIQLSCTPTFWGGEDAILCVLSDISRLKDTERSLVEAKSAAESANQAKTLFLTTMSHEIRTPLYGILGTLELFTLSGLSGQQREYMKTLLHSSSSLLRIVNDSLDLSSIEAGQLTLESTPFSPMELAELVVETYAAKAENKGLQIYAISDTSVPYLLTGDATRIRQVLDNLINNAIKFTLSGHVVLRVYVSQHVGDNVSMVFQVVDSGIGISSEHLPRLFDPYFRPANKLSGQESGSGLGLSICSRLAQLMQGRLWAISEHNLGSRFTFEVTLPLANDNNIPPLPNLLPKPVYVDGAVPEIVYNLCEWLRDWGAQALPFRNVTASDCARGILIQAWPPPVHTSNWRGKRIIALPPTLVHERKSEHDTIITGAYSVTAIGRIVQSMQHSMIPEAPVTTPFVAEKFGLRLLIVDDSPISHIILREQLELLGCTVALASNGHEAIDFSDISTFNAVITDLRMPDLDGYEVARRLRKKGYAGQIIGLTGNTCQKEEKERGYAAGMDYQLRKPLSLSQLRALLRTMNKSRS, encoded by the coding sequence ATGTCAAAGATTAAATATGATACTCTCTTATACTCATCACATCAGGCCCCACGTCTGCCAAAGACACTGCTGTATTTATTTGCGATGGCGCTACTGTTTTGCATAGCTGTCGCGTCTATTTTTTATCTTTATTACACCGTCAACAATACGGTCTCAGACTATCGACGTCAGATGAATTCCGCTGCTTATAGCGCACAGTATTTCTTTAATAAACGCGAGTCCATGTTGCAATCAATGGCGACAGCTGTAGTACTTTTACCGAAAGGATTTCAGGCTGAAAAAGTGCAAGACTCCATTACATTTCCAGAAGTTACCGTTCACCCGCTAAGTGGTAGCGGAAGTCCAAAAAACCATGGTGTAATGTTGACCTACAAAGACCAGGTTGAATTTGCACGAAGTAAAACCCAGCTTATTTACACGTCGGCTAAGACTGGCAAAACGACTACGGTATTATCGTCACAAAGTGACATGCTCAGAATAACGCCGGAAAGCGAACGCGAAATAGTGTCGTTTCTGTCAGATCAGAAATGGCTGACGGGGAATAATGGTGCGCTACCTATCGCCTGGTTTAATCCCACCGGGGATGAAGATGACCGGCTTTACCTTTATACACCGGTGGATGTCACAGACCCAACGTCAGGTTGGTTGGGGCTCACTTTTAGCGGTATTACTTCCAGCATCGACTTTTCACCGCTACAGGGTGGCAAATACGACCTCATTGATCCGCAAGGGTTGCTGGCTTTACATGGAAACCATATACCCGGTCAGAATGTGTATTGGGTTGGAAGGTCCATTGCCGATACATTCGGTGTAGCCGGTGGACGATGGTTTCCGGAGTATCTGATATTACGTAAATCAGTAGGTCACGGTGGTTGGAGCCTGGCCTACTCCGTGCCCGTTTCTCAGTTAATTAAAACGAATCTGCCTGTTTTCCAGGCCGTAGGATTAATGGCTTCAATGCTCATGATATTTGTCATGTTGAGTATCGGGTATCTGTCACGGCGAGTTTTACAACCGGCACTTAGCCAGTATTCCGCACTAATCGATAGCGAAGCGCTGAATCGAAAACTGATAGCGACAGCCCCGGTAGGTTTAGCTCTGGTGCGTTACAGAGACGCAGAACTTCTGTTTTTCAACGAGTTGACGCAAGTGTGGATAGAAAGCGACCAGTCGTGGTTTACCCGCATCTCAGAGAATAATGAACCATCCATCACTCACGAAATTATTCTGCAAGATGGACGCACAATTCAACTGAGTTGTACGCCGACATTCTGGGGAGGAGAGGATGCCATTCTGTGTGTGCTCAGTGATATTTCACGGTTAAAAGATACCGAACGCTCTCTGGTCGAAGCCAAAAGTGCGGCAGAATCGGCAAACCAGGCGAAAACCCTTTTTCTCACAACAATGAGTCACGAAATACGTACACCGCTCTATGGAATCCTGGGAACGCTTGAGTTGTTCACACTCAGTGGATTAAGCGGGCAACAGCGCGAGTATATGAAAACGCTGTTGCATTCATCATCGAGCTTGCTGCGCATTGTTAACGATAGTCTGGATCTGTCCAGTATTGAGGCCGGTCAGTTAACGCTGGAAAGTACGCCCTTCTCGCCCATGGAACTTGCTGAGTTGGTAGTTGAAACGTATGCGGCAAAAGCCGAGAACAAAGGTCTGCAGATCTACGCTATCTCTGATACCAGCGTCCCGTATCTGCTGACAGGTGATGCTACCCGGATACGCCAGGTACTGGATAACCTTATTAATAACGCGATCAAATTTACACTATCAGGCCATGTAGTGTTGAGGGTTTATGTCTCACAGCACGTTGGCGACAATGTCAGTATGGTCTTTCAGGTGGTGGATAGTGGTATAGGTATTTCATCCGAGCATTTGCCCCGGTTGTTTGATCCCTATTTTCGCCCGGCAAACAAACTCTCCGGACAAGAGTCTGGTTCCGGTCTGGGGTTGTCTATTTGCTCGCGCCTGGCTCAGCTTATGCAGGGTAGGCTGTGGGCAATCAGTGAACATAACCTGGGCAGCCGTTTTACCTTTGAGGTGACATTGCCCCTGGCGAATGACAACAACATACCGCCATTACCTAATCTACTGCCAAAGCCTGTTTACGTCGATGGTGCAGTGCCTGAAATCGTCTACAACCTTTGCGAATGGTTACGCGACTGGGGGGCTCAGGCACTACCTTTTCGCAACGTGACAGCCAGCGATTGCGCAAGAGGAATACTGATTCAGGCCTGGCCACCACCTGTTCATACATCAAACTGGCGGGGTAAGCGGATTATCGCGCTGCCGCCAACGTTAGTCCATGAACGCAAAAGTGAACATGACACCATTATTACTGGGGCTTACAGCGTGACCGCAATAGGACGCATAGTGCAGTCAATGCAGCACAGCATGATTCCCGAGGCACCGGTAACAACCCCGTTCGTTGCAGAAAAGTTTGGTTTACGTTTGCTGATCGTTGATGACAGCCCGATAAGTCACATTATCTTACGCGAGCAGCTCGAGCTGCTCGGGTGCACTGTCGCCCTGGCCAGTAATGGTCATGAAGCCATTGATTTTTCTGATATTTCAACATTTAACGCCGTGATAACAGATTTGCGCATGCCTGATCTGGACGGATATGAAGTCGCCCGCAGGCTCCGGAAAAAGGGATATGCAGGGCAGATAATCGGCCTAACTGGTAACACCTGCCAGAAGGAAGAAAAAGAAAGGGGATACGCGGCAGGGATGGACTACCAGTTGCGTAAGCCTCTGTCGCTATCACAGTTGCGTGCGTTGTTGCGCACAATGAACAAAAGCAGGAGCTGA
- a CDS encoding fimbrial protein, whose protein sequence is MKKVLLIATIAALFSTQYASAADGTIYFNGSITDTACTVDASSDNQTVVMGTVSTTAFHGAGSTSSPTRFTISLTTCPESASTAKVRFDGPTAPGNPSILRLTNDAQAATGVGVAIYEDDSSTLIPVSTASAAKTLSSTGVNELAYVAKYMATGDNITAGDADATASFTITYP, encoded by the coding sequence ATGAAGAAAGTTTTATTAATCGCCACGATCGCGGCATTGTTTTCGACACAATATGCCAGTGCAGCTGACGGAACGATTTATTTTAACGGGAGCATTACAGATACAGCGTGTACCGTAGATGCTTCTTCTGATAATCAGACCGTGGTTATGGGAACAGTGTCAACTACTGCGTTTCATGGCGCTGGGTCAACTTCATCACCAACCCGCTTTACTATTTCACTGACTACTTGTCCGGAATCAGCCAGTACCGCAAAAGTGCGTTTTGATGGCCCAACCGCACCGGGTAACCCCTCGATTCTACGCCTTACGAATGACGCGCAGGCAGCAACGGGTGTTGGGGTGGCTATCTATGAAGATGACAGCAGCACACTGATCCCGGTTAGCACAGCATCAGCCGCGAAAACGCTGTCATCTACTGGCGTAAATGAATTGGCATACGTCGCAAAATACATGGCTACGGGGGATAACATTACCGCTGGCGATGCCGACGCAACAGCATCCTTCACTATCACATATCCGTAA
- a CDS encoding molecular chaperone, translating into MFRFSRNTLLSFLFLLPMFVSAGVEIGGTRVIYAGDSKQTSISVSNPDDRPFLIQSWVNKKESGDDNDETFVTTPPLFRLEPHTQNSVRVVLSHNQLPQDKESVYWLNIKSIPAKNSNVSNELLIAVKTKMKLIYRPAGLNGDPATAWKKLIFSRKNGVLVVSNPTPYSVSFYDIKVNGKEIKNTPMVLPGQEISLSQNATPGNKIRWSAINDFGGVTAEHEVTL; encoded by the coding sequence ATGTTCCGGTTTTCCCGAAATACGCTTTTATCATTTCTATTTTTATTACCAATGTTTGTTTCTGCCGGTGTGGAGATCGGTGGTACTCGCGTTATTTATGCTGGTGACAGCAAGCAGACGTCCATTAGTGTCAGTAACCCTGACGACAGACCTTTTCTTATTCAATCATGGGTGAATAAGAAAGAGAGCGGAGATGATAATGATGAAACGTTTGTGACAACTCCCCCTCTCTTTCGCCTGGAGCCTCATACACAAAATTCAGTGCGGGTGGTTTTAAGTCATAACCAACTTCCTCAGGATAAAGAGTCGGTTTACTGGCTGAATATTAAAAGTATTCCTGCCAAGAACAGTAATGTCAGCAATGAACTGCTTATTGCAGTGAAAACCAAGATGAAACTCATTTACCGACCGGCTGGTCTGAATGGGGATCCAGCAACGGCATGGAAAAAACTGATATTTTCCCGAAAGAATGGCGTGCTTGTTGTTTCTAATCCAACACCTTACAGCGTTTCATTTTACGATATAAAAGTGAACGGTAAAGAAATAAAAAACACACCTATGGTATTGCCGGGACAGGAAATATCGCTGAGCCAGAACGCTACGCCGGGAAATAAAATTCGGTGGAGTGCAATAAATGACTTTGGCGGTGTAACTGCTGAGCATGAAGTCACATTATAA
- a CDS encoding fimbria/pilus outer membrane usher protein translates to MRQFNYNEKLLKPEHVLSVAAILLNLYAANASAEDYFSPDAIEIRGNTSQRIDLSQFSRAGGQAPGVYAVSVYLNGSYVAERDITFILQNEKLTPAITAGDLLQWGVAKHATPAFMQADMNSNITGIEQLLPESYTDFDFPQRRLNITVPQQYVASNPQGYVPETEWDDGLNMLFLNYSYSGATTRNTNTSATANSDYFNLRSGANLGAWRLRNYSAYSSSHGGSQWDNISTSLQRDIKMLKSQFVMGEGQTQSNVFDSFTFRGLQLYSDDNMLPESQRGFAPIVRGIARSNAQVTIRQSGSTIWQSYVPPGPFAIDDLYPTSSSGELEIIIRESDGTERRSMQPFSAVPVMQREGRFKYALAAGKYHSGDNAGKEPSFIQGTGIYGLPWTTTVYGGGIFSDNYASVALGVGKGLGDLGSVSLDGTLSRSQFAYDTDTGGSFRFQYSKDLVTSGTTFTILGYRYSTPGYHDFNEANGDFYDSMPADYQTKDEQRAYKNWRDTHTRRSRTQANINQSLGDYGNLYLSAYEQHYWGGDKDRTINMGYSSNYNGINYALNYGYSQASRFNSSDQTFSLSVQIPLSRFLSDSWLSMSGTSNKRGDTTMMTGLSGTALAGKNLSWSAQQGYNSQHADTMGNVAMNYKGRTGEYQAGYNYSQQSQQFTYGAQGGIVLHPYGLTLTQPLGETTALVRAEDAADLKLLNNTGVYTNNQGYAVVPYVSPYQRTRLTLDTASLGEDIDVLGDTRTIVPTNGALALADFPTASGKKAMFTLQGASIPFGAAASVQNEKRTVAGIVDEQRRVWLTGVPEQGTVQVKWQGGQCSAPYRLTANSASVPGVTVVCQ, encoded by the coding sequence ATGAGACAATTTAATTATAATGAAAAACTTCTGAAACCAGAGCATGTCCTGTCTGTTGCAGCGATTTTACTTAATCTCTATGCAGCCAATGCTAGCGCGGAAGATTATTTTTCCCCGGATGCGATTGAGATCCGTGGTAATACGTCTCAGAGAATCGATCTTTCACAATTCAGCCGCGCAGGGGGGCAGGCTCCGGGTGTTTATGCTGTATCCGTTTACCTTAACGGAAGCTATGTCGCTGAACGTGATATTACGTTTATATTACAGAATGAGAAACTGACGCCAGCGATAACAGCCGGGGATCTGCTGCAGTGGGGGGTTGCTAAGCATGCGACACCCGCATTTATGCAGGCTGATATGAACAGTAATATCACCGGGATTGAGCAGCTATTACCTGAAAGCTACACTGATTTTGATTTTCCTCAGCGACGGCTCAACATTACTGTCCCACAACAATATGTGGCCAGCAACCCACAGGGATATGTTCCTGAAACGGAATGGGATGATGGTTTGAATATGCTGTTTCTCAATTACAGCTATTCAGGCGCTACGACACGCAATACTAACACGTCGGCAACAGCCAACAGTGATTATTTTAACCTGAGATCTGGCGCTAACTTAGGGGCCTGGCGTCTGCGCAATTACAGTGCTTACAGCAGCAGCCATGGCGGTAGTCAGTGGGACAATATCAGTACCTCTTTGCAGCGGGATATCAAAATGCTGAAAAGTCAGTTTGTGATGGGGGAAGGACAAACGCAGTCGAATGTCTTCGACAGCTTTACCTTTCGCGGTCTGCAACTCTATTCCGATGATAATATGCTGCCAGAGAGCCAGCGTGGGTTTGCGCCGATTGTCAGGGGAATAGCACGTAGCAATGCGCAGGTCACCATACGTCAGAGCGGGAGCACTATCTGGCAGTCATATGTACCACCCGGCCCCTTTGCGATTGATGATTTATATCCTACTTCCTCATCCGGGGAACTGGAGATCATCATTCGCGAGTCGGATGGAACAGAACGACGATCGATGCAGCCATTTTCTGCTGTGCCTGTGATGCAGCGTGAAGGGCGCTTTAAATATGCACTGGCGGCCGGAAAATATCATTCAGGCGATAATGCTGGCAAAGAACCATCTTTTATTCAGGGAACGGGCATATATGGCCTGCCGTGGACCACAACGGTTTATGGCGGCGGCATTTTCTCTGATAACTATGCCTCTGTGGCTTTAGGGGTAGGAAAAGGCCTTGGGGACTTAGGATCGGTATCGCTGGATGGAACACTCTCTCGCAGCCAGTTTGCCTATGATACGGACACAGGTGGTTCCTTCCGTTTCCAGTATTCGAAAGATCTGGTCACCAGCGGCACGACGTTTACCATCCTTGGCTATCGCTACTCGACTCCAGGTTACCATGATTTTAACGAGGCCAATGGTGATTTCTATGACAGCATGCCAGCGGATTATCAGACTAAAGACGAACAGCGAGCGTATAAAAACTGGCGTGATACCCATACTAGGCGTAGCCGAACACAGGCTAACATCAATCAGAGTCTGGGAGATTATGGCAACCTGTATCTGTCAGCCTATGAGCAGCATTACTGGGGTGGCGATAAAGACCGGACAATTAATATGGGTTATAGCAGCAATTATAACGGGATCAATTATGCCCTGAACTATGGCTATTCGCAGGCATCACGTTTTAACAGCAGTGACCAGACGTTCTCGCTGTCCGTACAAATTCCGCTGAGCAGGTTCTTGTCTGACAGTTGGTTAAGTATGTCAGGTACCAGTAATAAACGGGGGGATACGACGATGATGACTGGTCTGTCGGGAACGGCTCTCGCCGGTAAGAACCTCTCATGGAGCGCGCAGCAAGGTTACAACAGCCAGCATGCGGATACTATGGGTAACGTTGCCATGAATTACAAGGGGCGAACGGGGGAATATCAGGCAGGTTATAACTATTCGCAGCAGAGCCAGCAGTTCACGTATGGCGCACAGGGGGGCATTGTTCTCCATCCTTATGGACTGACATTAACGCAACCATTAGGCGAGACAACGGCGCTGGTACGGGCTGAAGATGCCGCTGACCTGAAACTACTCAATAACACTGGGGTATACACCAACAACCAGGGTTACGCCGTCGTGCCTTATGTCAGCCCTTATCAGCGAACCCGATTAACGCTGGATACCGCGTCGTTGGGAGAGGACATCGACGTACTGGGCGATACGCGCACCATCGTGCCGACAAATGGCGCGCTGGCGCTGGCGGACTTCCCGACGGCATCCGGGAAAAAGGCGATGTTTACCCTGCAGGGCGCCAGTATCCCCTTTGGTGCCGCGGCCAGCGTACAGAATGAAAAGCGTACGGTGGCAGGTATTGTGGATGAACAGAGGCGAGTCTGGCTGACAGGTGTGCCTGAGCAGGGAACGGTTCAGGTGAAATGGCAAGGCGGGCAATGCAGCGCCCCTTACCGGTTAACAGCAAATTCGGCATCTGTCCCTGGTGTGACGGTTGTCTGTCAATGA